In one Streptomyces venezuelae genomic region, the following are encoded:
- a CDS encoding FG-GAP and VCBS repeat-containing protein, producing the protein MSLAHRGVLRTMPLIAASLLVGSGLAALTLGQGSARADSAVRATDDFDGDGFADLVVGAPGGTVSGRANAGYVVVTYGSEDGLDPARRKVVSRATAGVPGSATAKQEFGRTFTKGDLDHDGYTDLVVGTEGQGSGSGAVVLWGSASGLTGGTAIATYGFAPQAGDFDGDGTTDLALFGRAGSHGDDPVAQGARLWKGPVARTGTPAATLDFMDPSQWWSYETDERPDPSCRERPEVCVDGPLSVKGPVVPQGVGDVNGDGRADIVMNDYSGDGQWGNSVLYGGATGFVRGDAPGSGDALGVGDVNGDHYADVVAGDSDEDGKAMVSYGSADGLKGDVQKFDQDLPGVPGAEENGDRFGSSIAVGDVTGDGYADIALGVPGEDVKDVTDAGAVVLVHGSPTGVTGAGAQAFHQDTAGVPGVAEKNDLFGAAVSLLDVTGDGHGDLAASSVEENARAGALWSLRGTAAGTTATGSVAFGPKDVDAPNTAALFGSTLR; encoded by the coding sequence ATGTCGCTCGCACACCGCGGAGTCCTGCGCACCATGCCCCTGATCGCCGCGTCGCTGTTGGTGGGCAGCGGCCTTGCGGCCCTGACACTGGGGCAGGGCAGTGCCCGCGCGGACTCCGCCGTGCGGGCGACGGACGACTTCGACGGCGACGGGTTCGCGGACCTCGTCGTCGGCGCGCCCGGCGGCACCGTCTCGGGCAGGGCGAACGCCGGGTACGTGGTGGTGACGTACGGCTCCGAGGACGGCCTCGACCCGGCCCGCAGGAAGGTGGTCAGCCGCGCCACGGCCGGCGTGCCCGGGTCGGCGACGGCGAAGCAGGAGTTCGGGCGGACCTTCACCAAGGGCGACCTGGACCACGACGGGTACACGGACCTGGTCGTCGGCACCGAGGGCCAGGGTTCGGGGTCGGGCGCGGTGGTGTTGTGGGGCTCCGCGTCCGGCCTGACCGGCGGCACCGCGATCGCCACGTACGGGTTCGCGCCGCAGGCCGGGGACTTCGACGGCGACGGCACCACCGACCTCGCGCTGTTCGGCAGGGCGGGCTCGCACGGCGACGACCCGGTCGCCCAGGGCGCCCGCCTCTGGAAGGGCCCCGTAGCGCGCACCGGCACGCCGGCCGCGACCCTCGACTTCATGGACCCGTCGCAGTGGTGGAGCTACGAGACCGACGAGCGGCCCGACCCGTCCTGCCGCGAGCGGCCCGAGGTCTGCGTCGACGGTCCGCTGTCCGTGAAGGGTCCGGTGGTGCCGCAGGGCGTCGGCGACGTCAACGGCGACGGCCGGGCCGACATCGTCATGAACGACTACTCCGGCGACGGCCAGTGGGGCAACAGCGTGCTGTACGGCGGCGCGACCGGGTTCGTGCGGGGGGACGCGCCGGGATCCGGCGACGCGCTGGGCGTCGGTGACGTCAATGGCGACCACTACGCCGACGTGGTCGCGGGCGACAGCGACGAGGACGGCAAGGCGATGGTCTCCTACGGCTCGGCGGACGGCCTCAAGGGCGACGTGCAGAAGTTCGACCAGGACCTGCCGGGCGTGCCGGGCGCGGAGGAGAACGGGGACCGGTTCGGCAGCTCGATCGCGGTCGGTGACGTGACGGGCGACGGGTACGCGGACATCGCGCTCGGCGTACCCGGTGAGGACGTCAAGGACGTCACGGACGCGGGTGCGGTCGTCCTGGTGCACGGCAGCCCCACCGGCGTGACGGGTGCGGGCGCCCAGGCCTTCCATCAGGACACGGCGGGCGTCCCCGGTGTCGCCGAGAAGAACGACCTGTTCGGCGCGGCGGTGTCGCTGCTCGATGTGACGGGCGACGGACACGGCGACCTCGCGGCCTCGTCCGTGGAGGAGAACGCCCGCGCGGGCGCCCTGTGGTCACTGCGCGGCACCGCTGCGGGCACGACCGCCACGGGTTCGGTGGCGTTCGGCCCGAAGGACGTCGACGCGCCGAACACGGCGGCGCTCTTCGGCAGCACGCTGCGGTAG
- a CDS encoding AraC family transcriptional regulator, which yields MRGTTVLPGEGNNGEPGEDGMPMHRLQVPMPNALPFAIGTFDSIGPMSRASFPHRHTFHEIVHVTGGTGRHVVDLGRFPLCPPNLCVIAPGQVHHWEDVTGLEGRVILFTDDFLVDHPTDRHVLRTLSRRSWLDLPGEAAEETARLVAELDGEYRSGATGFHSVLRALLHVLVVRAARLPAPRSSAEPPAPPPLPEGPSHSRPGSVAADFVTLMGTPEGALQSVRSCADRLGVSVSYLSEVVKAETGRTPGELIRQTRVHEAKRLLLRTELTVRQVAGRVGFKDPAYFCRFFRRETGASPGDFRRGGGDIHHDHRLESIAGPSSPA from the coding sequence ATGCGCGGCACTACGGTCCTGCCCGGCGAGGGGAACAACGGAGAGCCGGGCGAGGACGGCATGCCCATGCACCGGCTGCAGGTGCCGATGCCCAACGCGCTGCCCTTCGCCATCGGCACGTTCGACAGCATCGGACCCATGTCGCGCGCCTCGTTCCCGCACCGGCACACCTTCCACGAGATCGTCCACGTCACCGGGGGCACCGGCCGGCACGTCGTCGACCTGGGCCGTTTCCCGCTGTGCCCGCCGAACCTGTGCGTCATCGCCCCCGGGCAGGTCCACCACTGGGAGGACGTGACCGGCCTCGAAGGCAGGGTCATCCTCTTCACCGACGACTTCCTCGTGGACCACCCCACCGACCGGCACGTCCTGCGCACCCTCTCCCGGCGCTCCTGGCTTGACCTGCCCGGGGAGGCGGCGGAGGAGACCGCGCGCCTGGTCGCCGAGCTGGACGGCGAGTACCGGTCCGGGGCCACCGGATTCCACAGCGTCCTGCGGGCGCTGCTGCACGTGCTCGTGGTCCGGGCGGCCCGGCTCCCCGCACCCCGCTCATCCGCCGAACCGCCCGCGCCGCCACCCCTGCCCGAGGGACCGTCCCACTCGCGCCCGGGCTCGGTGGCCGCCGACTTCGTGACCCTGATGGGCACTCCCGAGGGGGCCCTGCAGTCGGTGCGGTCCTGCGCCGACCGCCTGGGCGTCTCGGTGAGCTACCTCAGCGAGGTGGTGAAGGCGGAGACCGGCAGGACACCCGGTGAACTGATCCGGCAGACCCGGGTGCACGAGGCCAAACGGCTGCTGCTGCGCACCGAGTTGACGGTCCGCCAGGTCGCGGGACGGGTCGGCTTCAAGGACCCGGCGTACTTCTGCCGCTTCTTCCGCCGCGAGACCGGCGCGAGCCCCGGGGACTTCCGGCGCGGCGGTGGCGATATTCACCACGACCACCGGCTCGAGTCCATCGCCGGGCCCTCCTCCCCCGCATAG
- the narJ gene encoding nitrate reductase molybdenum cofactor assembly chaperone codes for MNRAVVHQAASLLLGYPDRDWPGRLDTVRSALEPVPGADIRLLRQFCARVDGTAPLELAARYVATFDRSRRRCLYLTYYTDGDTRRRGTTMAGLKSLYRDHGWRPPADELPDFLPLMLEFAARSPEAGERLLAEHRPALELLRFGLTAYESPYADIVEAVCRTLPGPGPATREAALRLARTGPPAESVGLLPFPRLRPVPDAPHAEETSR; via the coding sequence GTGAACCGAGCCGTCGTTCATCAGGCCGCTTCCCTGCTGCTCGGCTACCCGGACCGGGACTGGCCCGGGCGCCTCGACACCGTGCGCTCGGCACTCGAACCCGTGCCGGGCGCCGACATCCGGCTGCTGCGGCAGTTCTGCGCCCGCGTCGACGGCACGGCGCCGCTCGAACTCGCCGCCCGGTACGTCGCCACGTTCGACCGCAGCCGCCGACGCTGCCTGTACCTGACGTACTACACCGACGGGGACACCCGCAGGCGCGGCACCACCATGGCCGGGCTCAAGTCGCTCTACCGCGACCACGGCTGGCGCCCGCCCGCGGACGAACTCCCCGACTTCCTGCCCCTGATGCTGGAGTTCGCCGCCCGCTCCCCGGAAGCCGGGGAGCGGCTGCTCGCCGAACACCGGCCCGCACTCGAACTCCTCCGCTTCGGCCTCACGGCCTACGAGAGCCCCTACGCCGACATCGTCGAGGCGGTCTGCCGCACCCTGCCCGGCCCCGGACCCGCAACCCGCGAGGCGGCCCTGCGCCTCGCCCGCACGGGCCCGCCCGCCGAGTCGGTCGGCCTCCTTCCCTTCCCCCGGCTCCGGCCGGTACCCGACGCCCCGCACGCCGAGGAGACCTCCCGGTGA
- the narH gene encoding nitrate reductase subunit beta, with the protein MPRDGVTVGRVMAQVAMVMNLDKCIGCHTCSVTCKQTWTNRAGTEYVWFNNVETRPGQGYPRGYEDQEKWRGGWQLKRGRLVPRGGGRARRLARLFANPELPALDDYYEPWTYDYETLTTAPLGDDVPTARPRSLVDGEPTAVTWGPNWDDDLGGGPEHLAGDPVLKKMNDQVRLEYEQAFMFYLPRICEHCLNPSCVAVCPSGALYKRIEDGIVLVDQDRCRGWRMCVSGCPYKKVYFNHRSGKAEKCTMCYPRIEAGLPTVCSETCVGRLRYLGVILYDADKVGEAAATDDEQGLYQAQLDCFLDPDDPEVARAAEASGIPHDWVTAARRSPVHALISRHRVALPLHPEYRTMPMVWYVPPLSPVVESLTATGHDGEDPAKLFAAIDSLRIPVGYLAELFTAGDPAPVEAALCRLAAMRSHMRRVNLGEEQDPAIARAVGMDADEIEAMYRLLALAKYDERYVVPTSYTAPVPGSDDLDAGCGLDGQDGPGMYDPDAFHIPLGAPASGPPASGREPEHAGTSLRNRVNLLNWDGSGRPEGLFPSAEGDAR; encoded by the coding sequence ATGCCCCGTGACGGAGTCACTGTCGGGCGGGTCATGGCGCAGGTGGCCATGGTGATGAACCTCGACAAGTGCATCGGCTGCCACACCTGCTCGGTCACCTGCAAACAGACCTGGACCAACCGGGCCGGCACCGAGTACGTGTGGTTCAACAACGTCGAGACGCGCCCCGGCCAGGGCTACCCGCGCGGCTACGAGGACCAGGAGAAGTGGCGGGGCGGCTGGCAGCTCAAACGCGGCCGGCTCGTCCCCCGGGGCGGCGGCCGCGCCCGGCGCCTGGCCCGGCTCTTCGCCAACCCCGAACTCCCCGCGCTCGACGACTACTACGAGCCGTGGACGTACGACTACGAGACCCTCACCACCGCCCCCCTCGGCGACGACGTGCCCACCGCACGGCCGCGTTCCCTGGTCGACGGCGAGCCCACCGCGGTGACCTGGGGGCCGAACTGGGACGACGACCTGGGCGGTGGACCCGAACACCTCGCCGGTGACCCGGTGTTGAAGAAGATGAACGACCAGGTGCGTCTGGAGTACGAGCAGGCGTTCATGTTCTACCTGCCGCGGATCTGCGAGCACTGCCTCAACCCGTCGTGCGTCGCGGTGTGCCCGTCGGGTGCCCTCTACAAGCGCATCGAGGACGGCATCGTCCTCGTCGACCAGGACCGCTGCCGCGGCTGGCGCATGTGCGTGAGCGGCTGCCCGTACAAGAAGGTGTACTTCAACCACCGCAGCGGCAAGGCCGAGAAGTGCACGATGTGCTACCCGCGCATCGAAGCCGGCCTGCCGACCGTGTGCTCCGAGACGTGCGTGGGCCGCCTGCGCTATCTCGGCGTCATCCTGTACGACGCCGACAAGGTCGGCGAGGCCGCGGCGACGGACGACGAACAGGGCCTCTACCAGGCCCAGTTGGACTGCTTCCTCGACCCCGACGACCCCGAGGTGGCGCGCGCCGCCGAGGCGTCCGGCATCCCCCACGACTGGGTGACCGCCGCCCGACGCTCTCCGGTGCACGCACTCATCAGCCGCCACAGGGTGGCGCTGCCACTGCATCCCGAGTACCGCACCATGCCGATGGTCTGGTACGTCCCGCCGCTGTCGCCCGTCGTCGAGTCGCTGACCGCCACCGGACACGACGGCGAGGACCCGGCCAAACTCTTCGCCGCCATCGACTCGCTGCGCATCCCCGTCGGCTACCTCGCGGAACTGTTCACCGCGGGCGACCCGGCACCCGTGGAGGCGGCGCTGTGCCGGCTCGCGGCGATGCGCTCCCACATGCGGCGTGTCAATCTCGGCGAGGAGCAGGACCCCGCCATCGCCCGTGCCGTCGGCATGGACGCCGACGAGATCGAGGCGATGTACCGGCTGCTCGCCCTCGCCAAGTACGACGAGCGGTACGTGGTCCCCACCAGCTACACCGCGCCGGTCCCCGGCTCCGACGACCTCGACGCCGGGTGCGGCCTGGACGGCCAGGACGGGCCCGGCATGTACGACCCGGACGCCTTCCACATCCCCCTGGGCGCACCGGCATCGGGCCCGCCGGCGTCCGGCAGGGAACCGGAGCACGCGGGGACCTCGCTGCGCAACCGGGTCAACCTCCTGAACTGGGACGGCAGCGGCCGCCCCGAAGGGCTCTTCCCGAGCGCGGAGGGCGACGCCCGGTGA
- a CDS encoding SDR family NAD(P)-dependent oxidoreductase produces MSTSTTTHTSTTTEQFTGKTALVTGAASGIGLEVARRLAAAGAAVVVADFNEQGAHDVARALTEDGARAAAVRVDVTDPESVRHAVDFTVETFGGLHLAVNNAGIAGASAPTGEYGIEDWQRVIDTNLNGVFYSLRHELPHLVAAGGGAVVNMSSILGTNGFAGSAAYSAAKHAVVGLTKTAAVEYAARGVRVNAVAPGFIDTPLLKGDEEQRSRLVALHPQGRLGTAEEVADLTLFLLSDHASFINGSYHLVDGGYAAR; encoded by the coding sequence ATGAGCACGAGCACCACCACGCACACCAGCACCACCACCGAGCAGTTCACCGGGAAGACCGCCCTGGTCACCGGCGCCGCATCCGGCATCGGCCTGGAGGTCGCCCGCCGTCTCGCCGCGGCGGGAGCGGCGGTCGTCGTCGCCGACTTCAACGAACAGGGCGCCCACGACGTCGCCCGCGCGCTCACCGAGGACGGCGCACGCGCCGCGGCCGTACGCGTCGACGTCACCGACCCCGAATCGGTGCGCCACGCCGTCGACTTCACCGTCGAGACCTTCGGCGGCCTGCACCTCGCCGTCAACAACGCCGGGATCGCCGGCGCCTCCGCCCCCACCGGCGAGTACGGGATCGAGGACTGGCAGCGCGTCATCGACACCAACCTCAACGGCGTCTTCTACTCGCTCCGCCACGAGCTGCCGCACCTCGTCGCCGCGGGCGGCGGCGCCGTCGTCAACATGTCGTCGATCCTCGGCACGAACGGCTTCGCCGGCTCCGCCGCGTACTCCGCGGCCAAGCACGCGGTCGTCGGCCTGACCAAGACCGCCGCCGTCGAGTACGCGGCCCGCGGCGTCCGCGTCAACGCCGTCGCCCCCGGCTTCATCGACACCCCGCTGCTCAAGGGCGACGAGGAACAGCGCAGCCGGCTCGTCGCCCTCCACCCCCAGGGCCGTCTCGGCACCGCCGAGGAGGTCGCCGACCTCACCCTGTTCCTGCTCTCGGACCACGCGTCGTTCATCAACGGCAGCTACCACCTGGTGGACGGCGGCTATGCGGCCCGTTGA
- a CDS encoding TetR family transcriptional regulator, with translation MSSTQGRRTRKVQESRAAMANAAVDLALAHGLDQVTVETISDRADVSRRTFSRYFTGKEDAVVDALRVDYARVNAALAARPEGESPLTAYHRALRNWLDDEPTAWHRLPRSADLLRLLHEEPSLLPAYLRVQDEAKAASVAIVADRLGLDAERDLRPALAVSLAVGAFGTAVRFWIAPGDNGGLPPLIDAAFAALADEPAPRITTTTT, from the coding sequence ATGAGCAGCACACAGGGCCGCCGGACCCGCAAGGTCCAGGAGAGCCGGGCCGCCATGGCGAACGCCGCCGTGGACCTGGCCCTCGCCCACGGCCTCGACCAGGTCACCGTCGAGACGATCAGCGACCGCGCCGACGTCTCGCGCCGCACCTTCTCCCGGTACTTCACGGGGAAGGAGGACGCCGTGGTCGACGCTCTCCGCGTCGACTACGCACGCGTCAACGCGGCGCTCGCCGCCCGCCCCGAGGGGGAGAGCCCCCTCACGGCCTACCACCGGGCACTCCGGAACTGGCTGGACGACGAACCGACCGCCTGGCACCGCCTGCCCCGCTCCGCCGACCTGCTGCGGCTGCTCCACGAGGAGCCGTCGCTGCTGCCCGCCTACCTGCGGGTGCAGGACGAGGCGAAGGCCGCGTCGGTGGCGATCGTCGCCGACCGGCTCGGACTCGACGCCGAGCGCGACCTGCGCCCGGCGCTCGCCGTCTCCCTGGCGGTCGGAGCCTTCGGCACCGCCGTGCGGTTCTGGATCGCCCCGGGCGACAACGGCGGCCTTCCGCCGCTCATCGACGCGGCGTTCGCGGCCCTGGCCGATGAGCCCGCGCCCCGCATCACCACAACCACCACGTGA
- a CDS encoding NAD(P)-dependent alcohol dehydrogenase — MKAVQYRTVGAAPEVVTVPRPEPGPGQVLLKVTAAGVCHSDIAVMSRPAEALGFPLPLTLGHEGAGTVAALGDGVTGLALGDSVAVYGPWGCGTCLMCAQGKENYCTRAAELGIRPPGLGAPGAIAEYMIVDDPRHLVPLDGLDPVTAVPLTDAGLTPYHAVKTSLPKLTPGSTAVVIGSGGLGHVAIQLLRALTPARVIALDVTEEKLALAREVGAHETVLSDAAAAARVRELTGGLGAQAVFDFVGAPPTTATAAACAAVEADVTLVGIGGGTAPVGFGTTPFDAAFRAPYWGSRSELVEVLDLARSGVLDVHVETYALDDAPTAYELLHAGRVHGRAVILPNG, encoded by the coding sequence ATGAAAGCCGTCCAGTACCGCACCGTCGGCGCCGCCCCCGAGGTGGTCACGGTCCCGCGCCCCGAACCGGGGCCGGGCCAAGTGCTCCTGAAGGTCACCGCGGCGGGCGTCTGCCACTCCGACATCGCCGTGATGAGCCGGCCCGCCGAAGCCCTGGGCTTCCCGCTGCCGCTCACCCTCGGCCACGAGGGCGCGGGGACCGTCGCCGCGCTCGGCGACGGCGTCACCGGGCTCGCGCTCGGCGACTCCGTGGCCGTGTACGGGCCGTGGGGCTGCGGCACCTGCCTCATGTGCGCGCAGGGCAAGGAGAACTACTGCACGCGCGCCGCCGAGCTCGGCATCCGCCCGCCGGGGCTCGGGGCGCCCGGCGCCATCGCCGAGTACATGATCGTGGACGATCCGCGCCACCTCGTGCCGCTGGACGGCCTCGACCCGGTGACGGCGGTCCCGCTCACCGACGCGGGCCTCACCCCGTACCACGCCGTCAAGACGTCACTGCCCAAGCTGACGCCCGGCAGCACCGCCGTGGTCATCGGCTCCGGCGGCCTCGGACACGTCGCCATCCAGCTGCTGCGCGCGCTGACCCCGGCACGGGTGATCGCCCTCGATGTCACCGAGGAGAAGCTGGCGCTCGCCCGTGAGGTCGGCGCCCACGAGACGGTCCTGTCGGACGCGGCGGCCGCGGCCCGGGTCCGCGAACTGACCGGCGGGCTGGGCGCCCAGGCCGTGTTCGACTTCGTCGGCGCGCCGCCCACCACCGCGACCGCCGCCGCGTGCGCCGCGGTGGAGGCGGACGTCACCCTCGTCGGCATCGGCGGCGGCACCGCGCCCGTCGGCTTCGGCACGACCCCCTTCGACGCCGCCTTCCGCGCCCCCTACTGGGGCAGCAGGTCGGAGCTGGTCGAGGTCCTGGACCTGGCCAGGTCCGGCGTCCTCGACGTCCACGTGGAGACGTACGCCCTGGACGACGCCCCGACGGCGTACGAACTCCTCCACGCGGGCCGTGTGCACGGCAGGGCGGTCATCCTCCCCAACGGCTAG
- a CDS encoding GNAT family N-acetyltransferase codes for MTTSPTPPQGLTVRPATLDDAAAVCALLNEVDVLEIGRADTETAEVRADFVHPEVDLERDSWLLFDGDLLVGYALAWDESGGERIDVDHYVLPGRPQGALHLLDLLEARAAERAAANGAARAVVHLHLNTEPTTDPRDLRARGWRTVRRYNVLARRIGADTDPLPKAPPGVVLRPCLAEEDRRRAHALLQESFTEHFDHQPRTYAQWLDDIDAPNVDWSLIWVAHVEGLGDAAVLRTHDNRPSMGWIGNLGVLAEARGRGIGSHLLRHAFGHYAALGRDRIGLGVDTDNSSGALALYERHGMTLDHAVDTWELIRPAA; via the coding sequence ATGACGACGTCTCCCACACCGCCCCAGGGGCTCACCGTGCGCCCGGCGACGCTCGACGACGCGGCGGCCGTGTGCGCGCTGCTCAACGAGGTCGACGTCCTGGAGATCGGCCGCGCCGACACCGAAACAGCCGAGGTGCGGGCCGATTTCGTCCACCCCGAGGTGGACCTGGAGCGGGACTCCTGGCTGCTCTTCGACGGTGACCTGCTCGTCGGGTACGCGTTGGCGTGGGACGAATCCGGCGGCGAGCGCATCGACGTCGACCACTACGTCCTGCCCGGCCGGCCGCAGGGCGCCCTGCACCTCCTCGACCTGCTGGAGGCCCGCGCCGCCGAGCGCGCGGCGGCCAACGGTGCGGCGCGGGCCGTGGTGCATCTGCACCTCAACACCGAGCCCACCACGGACCCGCGGGACCTCCGTGCGCGAGGCTGGCGGACCGTGCGGCGCTACAACGTGCTGGCACGCCGGATCGGCGCGGACACGGATCCGCTGCCGAAGGCGCCGCCCGGTGTGGTCCTGCGCCCCTGCCTCGCCGAGGAGGACCGCAGGCGCGCCCACGCCCTGCTCCAGGAGAGCTTCACCGAGCACTTCGACCACCAGCCGCGCACCTACGCGCAGTGGCTCGACGACATCGACGCCCCGAACGTGGACTGGTCGCTCATCTGGGTCGCCCACGTCGAAGGGCTCGGCGACGCCGCCGTGCTGCGCACCCACGACAACCGCCCGTCGATGGGCTGGATAGGCAACCTCGGCGTCCTGGCCGAGGCCCGCGGGCGCGGCATCGGCAGCCATCTGCTGCGCCACGCCTTCGGGCACTACGCCGCGCTGGGCCGCGACCGGATCGGCCTCGGCGTCGACACCGACAACAGCAGCGGCGCACTCGCCCTCTACGAACGGCACGGCATGACTCTCGACCACGCCGTCGACACCTGGGAGCTGATCCGCCCGGCCGCCTGA
- a CDS encoding alpha-hydroxy-acid oxidizing protein yields the protein MHPTPRPFKDYQDEIYLDGLRGVVPEYPMKYAEWEARAHAAMPPSVVSYVAGGAGDERTQDANVTAFERWGLIPRMFVGAAERDLSVDLFGMTLPSPLFMAPIGVLGICTQDGHGDLATARAAARTGVPMVASTLSADPMEEVAAEFGDTPGFFQLYTPTDRALAESLVRRAEKSGFKGIVVTLDTWITGWRPRDLGASNFPQLRGHCLANYTSDPVFRAQLPADPEHDMQSAVLKWVQVFGNPLTWDDLPWLRSLTSLPLIIKGLCHPEDVRRARDGGVDGIYCSNHGGRQANGGLPALDVLPAVVEAAEGLPVLFDSGVRSGADIVKAVALGATAVGVGRPYAYGLGMGGADGVTHVLRSLLAEADLLMAVDGYPTLADLTAEALQRVR from the coding sequence ATGCATCCGACGCCCCGCCCCTTCAAGGACTACCAGGACGAGATCTACCTCGACGGTCTGCGCGGCGTCGTTCCCGAGTACCCGATGAAGTACGCGGAGTGGGAGGCGCGCGCCCATGCCGCGATGCCGCCTTCGGTCGTCTCGTACGTCGCGGGCGGCGCCGGCGACGAGCGCACACAGGACGCCAACGTCACCGCGTTCGAGCGGTGGGGGCTGATACCGCGCATGTTCGTGGGGGCCGCGGAGCGCGACCTGTCCGTGGACCTGTTCGGCATGACGCTGCCCTCTCCCCTGTTCATGGCGCCCATCGGGGTCCTCGGCATCTGTACGCAGGACGGGCACGGCGATCTCGCGACCGCGCGGGCGGCCGCGCGGACCGGGGTCCCGATGGTCGCCTCGACCCTGTCCGCCGACCCGATGGAGGAGGTCGCCGCCGAGTTCGGCGATACGCCCGGCTTCTTCCAGCTGTACACGCCGACGGACCGCGCTCTCGCCGAGAGCCTGGTCCGCCGGGCGGAGAAGTCCGGGTTCAAGGGCATCGTCGTCACCCTGGACACCTGGATCACCGGCTGGCGCCCGCGCGACCTGGGCGCCTCCAACTTCCCGCAGCTGCGCGGCCACTGCCTGGCCAACTACACGAGCGACCCGGTGTTCCGCGCGCAGCTGCCCGCCGACCCCGAGCACGACATGCAGTCCGCGGTGCTCAAGTGGGTGCAGGTCTTCGGGAATCCGCTCACGTGGGACGACCTGCCGTGGCTGCGCTCCCTGACCTCGCTGCCGCTGATCATCAAGGGCCTCTGTCATCCCGAGGACGTGCGCCGGGCCAGGGACGGCGGGGTGGACGGCATCTACTGCTCCAACCACGGCGGCCGTCAGGCCAACGGCGGGCTTCCCGCGCTCGACGTGCTGCCCGCGGTCGTCGAGGCCGCCGAGGGGCTGCCCGTCCTCTTCGATTCGGGGGTGCGCAGCGGCGCGGACATCGTCAAGGCCGTCGCGCTCGGCGCCACCGCGGTGGGTGTGGGCCGCCCGTACGCGTACGGGCTCGGCATGGGCGGGGCCGACGGCGTGACGCACGTGCTGCGCTCGCTGCTCGCCGAGGCGGACCTGCTGATGGCAGTCGACGGCTATCCGACGCTCGCGGACCTCACCGCGGAGGCGCTCCAGCGCGTGCGGTGA
- a CDS encoding ATP-binding protein, producing the protein MRAHQRARRPTERVEYALPQEPASAGRARRLASAFLAGSRRRKTEVDAERMDDAALIVSELVSNALRHGRGGCRLRVEVSGARVTVEVTDASPEHPRFQKHGMDNTERESGRGLAMVRLLTHRLEVVGAHRGGKTVRAVLA; encoded by the coding sequence ATGCGTGCGCACCAGCGCGCCCGTCGGCCCACGGAACGGGTGGAGTACGCGCTGCCGCAGGAGCCCGCTTCGGCGGGCCGCGCGCGGAGACTGGCCTCCGCGTTCCTCGCCGGGTCACGGCGCCGCAAGACCGAGGTGGACGCCGAGCGGATGGACGACGCCGCGCTGATCGTCTCCGAGCTCGTGTCCAACGCGCTGCGGCACGGACGAGGCGGCTGCCGGCTGCGCGTCGAGGTGTCGGGGGCGCGGGTGACCGTGGAGGTCACCGACGCCAGCCCCGAGCATCCACGGTTCCAGAAACACGGCATGGACAACACGGAGAGGGAGAGCGGACGCGGCCTGGCGATGGTCCGGCTGCTGACCCACCGGCTCGAGGTCGTGGGGGCGCACCGCGGGGGCAAGACGGTACGGGCGGTGCTGGCCTGA
- the narI gene encoding respiratory nitrate reductase subunit gamma, with protein MNHLRIALWGVLPYLVLVVMVTGTAWRYRYDRFGFTTRSSQLHEHRLLSIGGPLFHYGLLFVVAGHAIGLLIPESLTERAHVHEWMYHLNALFVGGTAGLATLAGLAILIHRRLRVPAVRGATSRSDRVVLPVLLCVILAGLVATATTLRPHSYDYRLGVSVWFRSLFALDPDVSAMAGAPLAYQVHALLGMALFTLWPFSRLVHAFTAPVGYLARPYVVYRSRGVPAGRREGAAPSRWGG; from the coding sequence GTGAACCATCTGCGCATCGCCCTGTGGGGCGTACTGCCCTATCTCGTCCTCGTCGTCATGGTCACCGGCACGGCCTGGCGCTACCGGTACGACCGGTTCGGTTTCACCACGCGCTCCAGTCAGCTGCACGAGCACCGGCTGCTGAGCATCGGCGGCCCGCTGTTCCACTACGGGCTGCTGTTCGTGGTGGCCGGGCACGCCATCGGGCTGCTGATCCCCGAGTCGCTCACCGAACGCGCCCACGTCCACGAGTGGATGTACCACCTCAACGCCCTGTTCGTGGGCGGCACGGCGGGCCTCGCCACCCTCGCGGGCCTCGCGATCCTCATCCACCGACGGCTGCGTGTGCCCGCCGTGCGCGGGGCGACCAGCCGCAGCGACCGCGTCGTCCTGCCGGTCCTGCTCTGCGTGATCCTGGCCGGGCTCGTCGCCACGGCCACCACACTGCGGCCCCACTCCTACGACTACCGCCTCGGGGTGTCGGTGTGGTTCCGCTCGCTGTTCGCCCTCGACCCCGACGTCTCCGCCATGGCGGGCGCCCCGCTCGCCTACCAGGTCCACGCCCTGCTCGGCATGGCCCTGTTCACCCTGTGGCCGTTCAGCCGCCTGGTGCACGCCTTCACGGCACCGGTCGGCTACCTGGCCCGCCCCTACGTCGTCTACCGGTCGCGCGGGGTGCCGGCGGGGCGCCGGGAGGGAGCTGCCCCTAGCCGTTGGGGAGGATGA